A region of Chitinophaga horti DNA encodes the following proteins:
- a CDS encoding manganese catalase family protein, whose protein sequence is MFYHVKELQFNARVSKPDPKFATLLLEQFGGANGELAAALRYFGQAFGARNPFPDKYDMLMDIATEEFSHLEIVGATIQMLLQGINGDLKKAAEESEIMSLLNGKQAREDYIHSVAVAPQLFVATGGGPAYTNSQGVPWSAAYINGDCNGDLTVDLRSNIAAESRAKITYEYLLQFTDDPYVKETLNFLMTREVAHFQMFEAALETIQPNFPPGVLQSDPRYSNLYFNMSNGAAVRGPWNQGESSQFGETWQYIDDPVAYVLETNGLLDVEPQGTARTPEGVQAIDEGMSKERGMEIDAAVPIGEQCWSQSEKDKQIENGTKGKKKKSK, encoded by the coding sequence ATGTTTTACCATGTAAAAGAATTACAGTTCAATGCGCGGGTGAGTAAACCCGATCCGAAGTTCGCGACCCTATTGCTGGAACAATTTGGCGGCGCCAATGGCGAGTTAGCTGCGGCGCTTCGCTATTTCGGCCAGGCTTTTGGCGCACGTAATCCGTTTCCCGACAAGTACGATATGCTGATGGACATTGCCACAGAGGAATTCAGCCACCTCGAGATCGTAGGCGCCACCATCCAGATGTTGTTGCAGGGCATTAACGGCGACCTGAAAAAGGCGGCGGAAGAATCAGAGATCATGTCTTTGCTGAATGGCAAGCAGGCTCGCGAAGACTATATCCATTCGGTAGCCGTGGCACCACAACTGTTCGTCGCTACCGGCGGCGGACCCGCCTACACCAACAGTCAGGGCGTTCCCTGGTCGGCGGCCTACATTAATGGTGATTGTAACGGCGACCTTACGGTTGACCTGCGTTCTAACATTGCAGCAGAATCCAGGGCGAAGATCACTTACGAATACCTGTTACAGTTTACAGACGACCCGTATGTGAAGGAAACGCTCAACTTCCTGATGACGCGGGAAGTAGCGCACTTCCAGATGTTTGAGGCCGCGCTGGAAACCATTCAGCCAAACTTCCCTCCTGGCGTACTGCAAAGCGATCCGCGCTACAGCAACCTGTACTTCAATATGTCGAATGGTGCGGCGGTACGCGGCCCGTGGAACCAGGGCGAAAGCTCCCAGTTTGGTGAAACCTGGCAGTACATTGACGATCCGGTGGCTTACGTGCTGGAAACTAACGGCCTGCTTGACGTAGAACCACAGGGCACCGCACGTACACCAGAAGGCGTACAGGCCATCGACGAAGGTATGAGTAAAGAGCGCGGAATGGAAATAGATGCAGCAGTGCCGATTGGTGAACAATGCTGGAGCCAGAGCGAAAAAGACAAACAAATTGAGAATGGAACTAAAGGAAAAAAGAAGAAAAGTAAATAG
- a CDS encoding DsbA family protein, translating into MELKEKRRKVNSNPLPGNGADRLALVLYTDPLCCWSWAFTQILDKWRASCGHEVTVRYVMGGMLADWKSYQDEVRAVTKPIQMGPVWLEARQMAGIQLDDRIWFNDPPASSYPACVAVKAAGLQSGDAGERYLRAVQQAVMTGGKNIAKKEVLLSIAAQLPDFDTTRFANDLQGPEALAAFKADLAEVASSSITRFPSLVIGGATTARKLMLTGYRPMEALEASIKQLTTN; encoded by the coding sequence ATGGAACTAAAGGAAAAAAGAAGAAAAGTAAATAGTAATCCCCTTCCAGGCAATGGGGCGGACCGGCTGGCACTTGTGCTGTATACCGATCCGCTCTGCTGCTGGAGCTGGGCGTTCACGCAGATATTGGACAAATGGCGCGCATCATGTGGTCATGAAGTAACCGTGCGCTACGTAATGGGCGGCATGCTGGCCGATTGGAAAAGCTACCAGGACGAAGTGCGGGCAGTCACTAAGCCGATCCAAATGGGACCGGTGTGGCTGGAAGCGCGGCAGATGGCGGGCATCCAGCTGGACGACCGCATCTGGTTTAATGATCCGCCAGCATCCTCCTACCCTGCCTGTGTGGCCGTAAAAGCTGCCGGACTGCAATCTGGAGATGCAGGTGAGCGCTACCTTCGGGCAGTGCAACAGGCAGTGATGACGGGCGGAAAAAACATCGCGAAGAAAGAAGTATTGTTATCCATTGCGGCGCAGCTACCCGACTTCGACACAACACGATTCGCAAACGATTTACAAGGACCTGAGGCACTGGCGGCCTTTAAAGCCGATCTCGCAGAAGTAGCATCATCAAGCATTACAAGATTTCCATCCCTGGTAATCGGCGGCGCAACAACTGCCCGCAAACTGATGCTCACAGGATACCGGCCAATGGAAGCACTGGAAGCAAGTATAAAGCAACTGACTACTAATTGA
- a CDS encoding DUF421 domain-containing protein, with the protein MQRHEIFFDDIQRWLFGLSSPEFLIEIFFRTILIYLLLLLTVRLLGSRMAAQSTVTEMAVMITLGAIVSPVMQISQRGLVFGIVALVCALLFQRGLNFWAYKNSKIETLTQGRTHMLVLNGRINLPELQRSRVTRQQLFALLRGEEVYTLGDVERAYMEACGILTIFKMKKPQAGLAVMPPADKSMLGELFRENEQSACGNCGHTQPVSQPQEHCPVCTLASWEPTFISKQ; encoded by the coding sequence ATGCAACGGCACGAGATTTTTTTCGACGACATACAGCGCTGGCTGTTTGGCCTCAGTTCCCCCGAGTTCCTGATAGAGATATTCTTTAGAACGATACTGATTTACTTATTATTACTGTTGACCGTACGTTTGTTGGGTAGCCGCATGGCGGCCCAGTCAACTGTTACAGAGATGGCGGTGATGATTACCCTGGGTGCCATCGTATCACCCGTTATGCAAATTTCCCAACGCGGGCTGGTGTTCGGCATCGTAGCCCTGGTATGTGCATTACTGTTTCAACGTGGCCTGAACTTCTGGGCATACAAAAACAGTAAGATTGAAACACTCACGCAGGGTCGTACACACATGCTGGTACTAAACGGCAGGATCAACCTGCCGGAGTTGCAACGCAGCCGGGTAACGCGGCAACAGCTGTTTGCATTGTTACGCGGCGAAGAGGTGTATACACTGGGCGATGTGGAGCGGGCTTATATGGAGGCATGCGGCATACTTACCATCTTTAAGATGAAAAAACCCCAGGCCGGGTTAGCAGTGATGCCACCGGCAGACAAGTCCATGCTCGGGGAACTGTTTCGCGAAAACGAGCAATCAGCCTGCGGCAACTGCGGGCATACGCAACCGGTTTCTCAGCCGCAGGAACACTGCCCCGTTTGTACCCTGGCCAGTTGGGAGCCGACATTTATTTCAAAACAATAA
- a CDS encoding DUF421 domain-containing protein, whose translation MEEQVVNITDWKRIIAGEAPAIFYLEIMIRAAIVYAVLMTSMRLIGPRMSSQISRLELATMVALASAIGVPLLDPAAPITPVIIIAIPVVLISRWMAHRSFINERFEHAVHGSTAMLVEDGRLQLKAMQKTLTTRERLRAHLRSKGYVQLGAVKRVYLEPNGQFTIIPKEKASPGLCLLPAWDEEMINSRVTQTKEHICHHCGTSGNPGQVCTVCGRDEWTTAVVEK comes from the coding sequence GTGGAAGAGCAAGTAGTAAATATTACCGACTGGAAACGCATTATCGCCGGCGAGGCGCCCGCCATTTTTTACCTGGAGATCATGATCCGCGCAGCAATTGTCTACGCTGTATTGATGACGAGCATGCGGCTCATAGGGCCGCGCATGTCATCGCAGATCAGCCGGCTGGAGCTGGCGACCATGGTGGCCCTGGCTTCTGCCATTGGTGTGCCCTTGCTGGACCCGGCTGCCCCTATCACCCCGGTAATTATCATCGCCATCCCGGTGGTGCTGATAAGTCGCTGGATGGCCCACCGCAGCTTTATCAACGAGCGTTTCGAGCATGCTGTTCATGGGTCCACCGCCATGCTGGTAGAAGATGGACGGCTACAGCTGAAGGCGATGCAAAAAACACTCACCACCCGGGAGCGGCTACGGGCGCACCTGCGTTCTAAAGGATATGTACAACTCGGCGCGGTGAAACGGGTATATCTCGAACCCAACGGGCAGTTTACCATTATCCCAAAAGAAAAGGCGTCGCCGGGCTTATGCCTGCTACCCGCCTGGGATGAGGAGATGATCAATTCCCGCGTAACGCAAACAAAAGAACACATCTGCCACCACTGCGGCACCAGCGGCAATCCGGGACAGGTTTGCACCGTATGCGGCCGCGACGAATGGACCACTGCCGTAGTCGAAAAATAA
- a CDS encoding ferritin-like domain-containing protein — protein METLTGNVVDNRLELFFSTMLKEVYWAEQNLVNVLTTMQNAATNPELAQAFGTHRAQTEKHVKVVEEVFEAMGLPAEAERCAGLQGLFDEGWKVIDETEDGTAQRDVALIIAAQKVEHYEIACYGSLCTLAITIGQTEIAKKLRKVLNEEKETDALLTIIAESKINAQASEETI, from the coding sequence ATGGAAACACTAACAGGAAACGTCGTAGACAACCGGCTTGAGCTCTTCTTCTCTACCATGCTGAAGGAGGTGTACTGGGCCGAACAAAACCTTGTGAACGTATTAACCACCATGCAGAATGCCGCTACTAATCCGGAGCTGGCACAGGCATTTGGCACCCACCGCGCACAAACAGAGAAGCATGTAAAAGTCGTAGAAGAGGTATTCGAAGCAATGGGATTGCCGGCCGAAGCGGAACGCTGCGCAGGCCTGCAGGGCTTGTTCGACGAAGGCTGGAAGGTGATCGACGAAACCGAAGATGGTACCGCGCAACGGGACGTAGCGCTTATCATCGCCGCTCAGAAAGTGGAACATTATGAGATTGCCTGTTATGGCAGCCTGTGCACGCTGGCCATAACTATTGGCCAAACGGAGATCGCCAAAAAACTGCGTAAAGTATTAAATGAAGAAAAAGAAACCGACGCCCTGCTCACCATCATTGCCGAAAGCAAGATCAATGCGCAGGCGAGCGAAGAAACAATTTAA